A single region of the Octopus bimaculoides isolate UCB-OBI-ISO-001 chromosome 6, ASM119413v2, whole genome shotgun sequence genome encodes:
- the LOC106880064 gene encoding uncharacterized protein LOC106880064 produces MQLDTMGVKRKFDDLEASVDLQCYGKQRQSILNITMQKLCTIPERRVEPPLYRNVLIRNTLKHIEQELHDEGITIPMMPSMDSNFSYTNMDSSDCFLDHLPTDSSDSQDKGNHDIVNSITGLRPLDYTTSEHMDMTETGETNIAVSPTVRSVNGDSSSSSVVPLMTSLDRLSTFEGSVSIAQIPSPSSPLQKADDIFGDIDLSPFDVDFVALANSSSKLTPLSAEEVLHTFPGVTTTNLSSPTSPSSATAETPTYTSLINTQCSSYCRTDVLEDLDNIMQILIEI; encoded by the coding sequence ATGCAGCTAGATACAATGGGAGTGAAGCGAAAGTTTGATGACCTTGAAGCCTCTGTGGATCTTCAATGTTATGGCAAGCAACGTCAGTCTATATTAAATATCACAATGCAGAAGTTATGCACAATACCAGAACGGCGCGTTGAGCCACCACTTTATCGGAATGTCCTCATTCGAAATACCTTAAAGCATATAGAACAGGAGTTGCATGATGAAGGCATCACTATACCAATGATGCCCTCGATGGATTCGAATTTCTCTTATACCAATATGGATTCTTCTGACTGTTTTCTCGATCATCTACCTACTGACTCTTCTGATAGTCAGGACAAAGGAAATCATGATATTGTGAATAGTATTACTGGCCTTCGCCCTTTAGACTATACAACATCTGAACATATGGACATGACAGAGACTGGAGAGACTAACATTGCTGTATCGCCAACTGTTCGGTCAGTCAATGGGGACAGTTCCTCCAGTTCTGTTGTCCCCCTTATGACTTCACTAGATAGGCTATCGACTTTTGAAGGCAGTGTTAGCATTGCCCAGATCCCAAGTCCTTCTAGTCCACTTCAAAAAGctgatgacatttttggggatATTGATTTATCGCCCTTTGATGTAGATTTTGTGGCACTGGCCAATTCGAGCAGTAAGCTCACACCACTTAGTGCCGAGGAAGTTTTGCATACATTTCCAGGTGTGACCACCACAAACCTGTCCTCTCCAACATCACCATCCTCAGCAACAGCTGAGACACCTACCTATACATCACTAATAAACACTCAGTGCAGTTCATATTGTAGAACAGATGTTCTAGAAGACTTAGACAATATAATGCAGATACTTATAGAAATTTAG